From Neobacillus sp. PS2-9, the proteins below share one genomic window:
- a CDS encoding ABC-2 family transporter protein, whose translation MRLYFKYLQILFKSQMQYRTSFLLLSLGQFFIPFAIFAGLYLLFERFGQIKGWQLFEVALCFGIIHMAFALSECFARGFDTFSSLIIKGDFDRLLVRPRSTFVQVLGSQFEFTRFGRLLQSLFVLIWAVMNLPIDWTPIKMLTLIFMIISGVLIFTGIYMLAATMCFWTVQGLEVANIFTDGGREMAQYPLNIYQKWVSRFFTYVIPFGTVNYLPLLYILGKSEGDGVLYLLTPVAGSLFILPCFLVWQFGVRHYRSTGS comes from the coding sequence TTGCGACTATACTTTAAATACTTACAAATACTCTTTAAATCTCAAATGCAGTATCGTACGTCTTTCTTGCTGCTGTCGTTAGGGCAATTTTTTATTCCTTTCGCCATTTTTGCAGGTTTGTACTTATTGTTTGAGCGATTTGGTCAAATAAAGGGGTGGCAGTTATTCGAGGTAGCCCTTTGCTTCGGGATCATTCACATGGCCTTTGCCTTAAGTGAATGCTTTGCTCGGGGCTTTGATACCTTTTCAAGCCTCATCATAAAAGGAGACTTTGACCGGCTACTGGTTAGACCAAGAAGTACCTTTGTCCAAGTATTGGGCTCCCAATTCGAGTTTACGAGATTTGGAAGACTGCTTCAAAGTTTGTTTGTATTAATTTGGGCAGTAATGAATCTACCGATCGATTGGACGCCAATAAAAATGTTGACACTTATATTTATGATAATTAGCGGGGTGCTTATCTTTACCGGGATTTATATGCTGGCAGCAACCATGTGTTTTTGGACCGTACAAGGTTTAGAGGTAGCAAATATATTTACCGATGGAGGCCGGGAGATGGCCCAATATCCTCTTAATATCTATCAAAAATGGGTCTCCCGTTTCTTTACCTATGTGATTCCATTTGGCACCGTCAATTATTTGCCCCTACTGTATATTCTCGGAAAAAGTGAGGGGGATGGGGTTCTTTACCTGCTCACACCAGTAGCCGGGAGCCTCTTTATTCTGCCGTGTTTTCTGGTCTGGCAGTTTGGGGTAAGGCATTATCGGTCCACGGGATCCTAA
- a CDS encoding ABC transporter permease: protein MRPYVSFLKLRLNMGMQYRTGAFAGVATQFFWGIIIIMVFEAFYQHATKTPPISLPQIITYVWLQQAFLVFVTMWFRDNELFELITSGNIAYELCRPWELYGFWYAKLLAQRLSSALLRCFPILIIALFLPATYRLTIPPSVTTLILFIITLLLGLLLLIAISMFLYISVFVTMSPVGSLLLFSVLGEFFAGLIIPVPLMPSWLQTIANILPFRWTADFPFRVYSGHISGQAAINGILIQLAYLAVLVVLGRCALNLILRKVVVQGG from the coding sequence ATGAGACCATATGTATCCTTTTTGAAGCTGAGGCTTAACATGGGGATGCAGTATCGAACAGGTGCATTTGCGGGAGTAGCCACACAATTTTTTTGGGGTATTATCATTATTATGGTGTTCGAAGCCTTCTATCAACATGCGACCAAAACACCGCCCATATCCTTACCACAAATAATTACATATGTTTGGCTGCAACAGGCCTTTCTTGTTTTTGTTACCATGTGGTTCCGCGATAATGAACTGTTTGAACTGATTACAAGTGGGAACATTGCGTATGAGCTTTGCCGTCCTTGGGAGCTCTATGGATTTTGGTATGCGAAGCTGCTAGCCCAACGGCTGTCGAGTGCGCTGCTGCGCTGCTTTCCCATACTGATCATTGCTCTCTTTCTGCCTGCCACTTACAGACTGACGATACCGCCAAGTGTCACTACACTTATACTATTCATCATCACCTTATTATTAGGATTGCTTCTGTTAATTGCTATTTCTATGTTCTTATACATATCCGTATTTGTAACGATGTCACCAGTCGGCTCTCTTCTATTATTTAGTGTACTCGGGGAGTTTTTTGCAGGTTTAATCATACCAGTCCCGCTCATGCCGTCATGGCTTCAGACTATTGCCAATATCCTTCCGTTCCGCTGGACAGCTGATTTTCCGTTCAGAGTCTATTCGGGGCATATCTCCGGGCAGGCTGCCATCAACGGAATCCTCATTCAGCTTGCCTATTTAGCTGTACTGGTCGTATTAGGAAGATGCGCACTTAACCTGATTTTAAGGAAAGTCGTCGTTCAGGGAGGTTGA
- a CDS encoding AIM24 family protein, whose translation MNKYSINEFITKTEQVDKGEGFFELETPRMLEVNLDGQVWAKAGSMVAYHGKIKFEREGILEHGLGTAFKKAITGEGASLMKAGGQGKLYLADEGKKIIILHLNNESIYVNGNDLLAFEPSIKWEIKLMKKIAGLMAGGLFNVRCEGTGMIAITTHYEPLTLRVTPGQPVITDPNATVAWSGNLRPEFQTDISLKTFFGRGSGESIQMRFEGEGFVVVQPYEEVRRIENKS comes from the coding sequence TTGAATAAGTATTCGATTAATGAATTTATTACTAAAACAGAGCAGGTAGATAAGGGTGAGGGGTTCTTTGAATTGGAGACTCCTAGAATGCTAGAGGTGAACCTCGACGGTCAGGTTTGGGCGAAGGCTGGGTCTATGGTTGCCTATCATGGAAAAATCAAGTTTGAACGCGAAGGGATTTTGGAGCATGGTCTAGGTACGGCTTTCAAGAAGGCGATCACCGGTGAAGGTGCCTCGTTGATGAAAGCCGGCGGCCAAGGAAAATTGTATTTAGCGGATGAGGGCAAAAAGATTATTATTCTACATTTGAATAATGAATCCATCTATGTGAACGGCAATGATCTGCTCGCATTTGAACCGAGCATTAAGTGGGAGATCAAGTTAATGAAAAAGATTGCCGGGCTAATGGCTGGCGGCTTATTTAATGTTCGTTGTGAAGGCACGGGTATGATTGCCATTACGACTCATTATGAACCGCTCACGCTAAGGGTTACACCAGGACAGCCTGTTATTACGGATCCAAATGCAACGGTTGCGTGGTCAGGTAATCTGCGTCCGGAGTTTCAGACGGATATCAGTTTGAAGACATTCTTTGGAAGAGGAAGCGGCGAGTCCATCCAAATGAGATTTGAGGGAGAAGGATTTGTTGTAGTGCAGCCATACGAAGAGGTTCGGAGGATTGAGAACAAGAGCTAG
- a CDS encoding DUF2691 family protein produces the protein MERIGVFFIVPQEYEDLKIESILKFINIEDYKWHITTNDVFVRNDDWKQTFLEGEEVVSGLKLKEELREKDYYPIFLNLRAYPNDLPIQEIHKTPITNLQEFIQSKCVLMLVIIDCGEVGIFVKDPSYLTFLNQDILSKGYEEFRFIKTSEDWYFS, from the coding sequence ATGGAACGAATTGGTGTCTTTTTTATAGTTCCGCAGGAGTATGAAGATTTAAAGATAGAATCTATATTAAAATTTATCAACATTGAAGATTACAAATGGCATATTACAACCAATGATGTATTCGTAAGGAATGATGATTGGAAACAAACTTTTTTGGAAGGTGAGGAGGTTGTTTCAGGTCTTAAGCTAAAAGAAGAGTTGCGAGAAAAGGATTATTACCCAATATTCTTAAATCTCCGAGCATATCCTAATGACCTTCCAATACAAGAGATACATAAAACTCCAATCACAAACCTTCAAGAGTTTATACAAAGTAAATGTGTTCTAATGTTGGTCATAATAGATTGCGGTGAGGTAGGTATCTTTGTAAAAGATCCATCATATTTAACATTCCTTAATCAAGATATTTTGTCAAAAGGATATGAAGAATTCCGATTCATTAAAACATCAGAAGATTGGTATTTTAGTTAA
- a CDS encoding TetR/AcrR family transcriptional regulator: protein MAPDRRKMIVEAATKSFSLFGYKATTMDQVAKLANVGKGTIYTFFKNKEELFEEIISTLVKEMIAEAEAVIQPDLPFTEKVHRALYRLLEFRSQHQLMIKLVQEESEMGTIAVSEMLQHVENEIITYLKEKIEVAIAKGSIPATNIELTSFLLLKMYIALVSDWERHHEPLSSEQIAEVIKVFFLKGLTI, encoded by the coding sequence ATGGCACCCGATAGAAGAAAGATGATTGTAGAGGCTGCAACAAAGTCTTTTTCATTATTTGGCTACAAAGCGACAACCATGGACCAGGTCGCGAAGCTCGCCAATGTGGGGAAAGGGACCATCTATACCTTTTTTAAAAATAAAGAGGAATTATTTGAAGAAATCATTTCCACGCTAGTAAAAGAAATGATAGCAGAAGCAGAGGCCGTCATTCAACCGGATCTGCCGTTTACAGAAAAAGTTCATCGTGCCCTCTATCGCTTATTAGAATTCCGTTCACAGCACCAGCTAATGATTAAGCTCGTTCAAGAGGAATCGGAAATGGGAACGATCGCGGTTTCCGAGATGCTGCAGCATGTGGAAAATGAGATTATCACCTATTTAAAGGAGAAAATTGAAGTTGCCATTGCAAAAGGATCTATACCTGCAACAAACATCGAGTTAACGAGCTTCCTTCTGTTAAAAATGTACATCGCTCTTGTTTCCGATTGGGAGCGACATCATGAACCGCTAAGCTCCGAGCAAATAGCGGAAGTGATTAAGGTATTCTTTTTAAAAGGCCTAACCATATAG
- a CDS encoding lipid II flippase Amj family protein, translating into MELITGKVIIISLFLLIITMIETLAYSTRISGARVKLIATALSLFSTLVIVSRFSTMIQQPLTAKLIAEAPDLDKLHYIEEQYRILIAVTSIGVLLGILLFPTFINIFSRAIIQLSNQRGSIIALFVNQFNRNSIKKILLCFRLPRFSYLKGITLKTIPKRLFVINVIISAVFTIGVLSSIYASMIVPKDYAQAALMSSGIINGIATILLTLFIDPKASVLADRVMKKQTDYIYLKSYSLTMISSKFLGTIVAQLLLIPAAYYVAWFAKWI; encoded by the coding sequence ATGGAGTTAATTACAGGTAAGGTCATAATAATATCTCTATTTCTATTGATAATTACAATGATTGAGACATTGGCTTATTCAACAAGGATTTCAGGAGCAAGGGTAAAATTAATTGCAACTGCATTATCTTTGTTTAGTACACTGGTAATTGTTTCAAGGTTTTCTACAATGATACAACAACCTCTTACTGCAAAACTTATCGCAGAAGCACCAGATTTAGACAAATTACACTACATAGAGGAACAATACAGGATTTTAATCGCAGTAACCTCGATTGGAGTGTTGTTGGGGATACTTCTTTTTCCAACGTTCATAAATATCTTTTCAAGAGCCATTATTCAACTTTCAAATCAACGTGGTTCAATAATTGCACTGTTTGTTAATCAATTCAATCGAAATAGCATTAAAAAAATATTGCTGTGTTTTAGGCTACCAAGATTTTCGTATCTAAAGGGGATTACGTTAAAAACCATTCCAAAAAGACTCTTTGTGATTAATGTTATCATTTCTGCTGTATTTACAATCGGGGTACTATCTTCCATTTATGCATCAATGATAGTACCGAAAGATTATGCTCAAGCAGCATTAATGTCATCTGGTATTATTAATGGTATAGCAACTATTTTATTGACTTTGTTCATTGACCCTAAAGCTTCCGTATTAGCTGATAGAGTAATGAAAAAACAAACTGATTATATTTACTTAAAAAGTTACTCTTTAACGATGATTAGTTCTAAATTTCTGGGTACAATTGTGGCTCAACTTCTACTTATCCCTGCTGCATATTATGTAGCTTGGTTTGCCAAGTGGATTTAA
- a CDS encoding HD domain-containing phosphohydrolase — translation MNEYRRFRQQLLKNYLIGSSLAVGVVGGVFIFFTLTLTRTEYLYMLGILGTSFIIMMILEFLRFSKDMKPISDVFTKEIHEFAGLQRVFDYLHEFPLVTFKRIMGPHLLGLSIPAMVLTILAIKLQLLHLHYYYILLAMAGATLVAGMHGIIEFFLAIKAVQPLLKKVEKIAINQFGEKQTLKGKMVLSIKRKFQFSFLYISVFPILLFGLATQVKLGITENSSQSFWSWAAVIIVLGLIFAYYGAKLLFLDVHQPIVQLRKSMREVQEGSLVKTDALYSDEFAGLVNGFNHMVDAIQSRDEKNKAMFASFLESMTAALDARDQYTFGHSTRVAAYSLEIGEKAGLDEEELRLLKTSALLHDIGKIGVADRILLKDGKLTDEEYAAIKRHPEIGRNIIKQVQGFSDLQPVVEGVLYHHERYDGKGYPEGLSGENIPQFGRIIAVADAFDAMTSNRPYRSGMPVDKALTIIHEGKGTQWDPLFAEIFVELKRGMARNLA, via the coding sequence ATGAATGAATATAGACGATTTCGACAGCAATTGTTAAAAAACTATTTAATAGGATCATCGCTAGCGGTTGGAGTCGTTGGCGGCGTCTTTATCTTTTTCACTTTAACACTTACAAGAACTGAATATTTGTATATGTTAGGGATTTTAGGAACTTCTTTTATCATTATGATGATACTAGAATTCCTTCGATTTTCTAAGGACATGAAGCCTATTTCTGATGTATTCACGAAAGAAATACACGAATTTGCAGGTTTGCAACGTGTGTTTGATTATTTGCATGAGTTTCCACTTGTGACATTCAAGCGAATTATGGGGCCACATTTATTAGGCCTATCCATTCCTGCCATGGTTCTAACAATCCTTGCCATTAAACTGCAGTTATTACACCTTCATTATTATTATATTTTGCTAGCAATGGCCGGGGCTACGCTTGTGGCAGGGATGCACGGAATTATTGAATTCTTCCTGGCCATCAAGGCCGTTCAGCCCTTATTAAAAAAAGTGGAGAAAATAGCCATCAACCAATTTGGAGAAAAGCAAACGCTAAAAGGGAAAATGGTTCTCTCAATCAAGCGCAAGTTTCAGTTTAGTTTCCTCTACATTTCAGTGTTTCCGATTCTTTTATTCGGGTTAGCTACCCAAGTAAAACTGGGTATTACGGAAAACTCAAGCCAAAGCTTCTGGAGTTGGGCAGCCGTTATTATTGTGCTGGGTCTTATCTTTGCCTACTATGGAGCCAAGCTGCTGTTTCTAGATGTTCATCAGCCAATCGTCCAGCTCAGGAAATCCATGCGAGAGGTCCAGGAAGGGTCCTTGGTGAAAACCGATGCCTTGTACTCTGATGAATTCGCAGGGCTAGTAAACGGATTCAACCATATGGTTGATGCGATCCAGAGTCGCGATGAAAAAAACAAGGCCATGTTTGCGAGTTTTTTAGAGAGTATGACAGCTGCGTTAGATGCGAGGGACCAATATACATTTGGTCATTCTACCCGAGTTGCTGCTTATTCACTAGAAATAGGGGAGAAAGCAGGATTAGATGAGGAAGAGCTAAGGCTTTTAAAAACCTCGGCACTTTTACACGATATTGGAAAAATTGGAGTTGCGGACCGAATCCTCTTAAAGGATGGGAAATTAACGGATGAGGAATACGCGGCAATTAAAAGACATCCCGAAATAGGCAGAAATATTATTAAACAGGTTCAGGGATTTTCTGACCTTCAACCTGTAGTAGAAGGTGTGCTGTACCATCATGAGCGATATGATGGAAAAGGCTATCCTGAGGGCCTCAGTGGTGAAAATATTCCTCAATTTGGAAGAATTATCGCGGTTGCAGATGCCTTTGATGCGATGACATCCAATCGTCCTTACCGCAGTGGGATGCCGGTCGACAAAGCTTTAACGATTATTCATGAAGGTAAAGGTACGCAATGGGACCCGCTGTTCGCTGAAATTTTTGTAGAATTAAAAAGAGGGATGGCTCGAAACCTAGCATAA
- a CDS encoding nuclease-related domain-containing protein → MDVLKPRTESKELLVWRNLHARSELTSDEKYYYRTLEKGYEGELMFDKLTKGLQCDVYILNGLLFEINNSYFQIDTLLIAPQKIYVYDVKNSEGDYLYEAEKFRRLQGGNDIKNPLHQLERCETLLRQFLKNSAISYLLIVTLSSLTLSSPYIKLPMTSPLYFQRS, encoded by the coding sequence ATGGATGTTTTAAAGCCTCGTACCGAATCAAAGGAATTATTAGTCTGGAGGAATTTACATGCACGAAGTGAATTAACATCGGATGAAAAATATTACTATCGCACCCTTGAAAAGGGATATGAAGGTGAGTTGATGTTCGATAAGCTGACAAAGGGGCTTCAATGTGATGTTTACATTTTGAACGGTCTACTCTTTGAAATTAACAACTCTTATTTCCAAATCGACACCTTACTGATTGCTCCCCAAAAGATTTACGTATACGATGTGAAAAATTCTGAAGGCGACTATTTGTACGAAGCTGAAAAGTTTCGGAGGCTTCAGGGTGGCAACGATATTAAAAATCCATTACACCAATTGGAACGGTGTGAAACATTACTTCGCCAATTTTTGAAAAACTCGGCTATCAGTTACCTATTGATAGTCACATTGTCTTCATTAACCCTGAGTTCACCTTATATCAAGCTCCCCATGACAAGCCCATTGTATTTCCAACGCAGTTAA
- a CDS encoding helix-turn-helix transcriptional regulator, with the protein MENQIRHLRKNKKLSQDDLAQLCKVTRQTINAIENNKYDPTLSLSFEVAKHLETTVDELFMNKIKSY; encoded by the coding sequence ATGGAGAACCAGATCAGACATCTGAGAAAAAATAAGAAATTATCACAAGATGACCTTGCTCAACTGTGCAAAGTTACAAGGCAAACTATAAATGCTATTGAAAACAATAAATATGACCCTACCTTGTCACTTTCATTTGAGGTGGCTAAACACTTAGAAACAACAGTCGATGAGTTATTCATGAATAAAATAAAATCATATTAA
- a CDS encoding tyrosine-type recombinase/integrase — MLLSKAWELYESDKRIEGFSPQTLNAYKLQSKLLIQHFNDVDIQSLTTDQLKGYLAKSSEHLKPSSLAHRIRFIKSLFRWSHEEGHLPRNPAAKVKEPKQGKRIPKFLTEREIEHLREACLNPMEKALFEFMFSTGCRIGEIVSLDKNCINWSNRSAIVLGKGDKEREVYFNIKCEIWLKRYLDLRQDKDPAIFVTERHPHRMSIGQMRYIIKRISSRAGINKEIHPHQLRHSYATHLLNNGAPIDVIQSLLGHEKSETTRIYAQLSGSLRREFYRKYF, encoded by the coding sequence TTGTTATTATCAAAAGCCTGGGAATTATATGAATCGGACAAAAGGATTGAAGGATTCTCTCCTCAGACATTAAATGCATATAAGCTCCAGTCCAAGTTACTGATACAACACTTTAACGATGTGGATATTCAGTCATTGACGACTGATCAACTGAAAGGATACTTAGCAAAATCCAGTGAACACCTAAAGCCATCAAGTCTAGCTCATCGAATTCGCTTTATAAAATCTTTATTTCGTTGGTCACACGAGGAAGGGCATTTACCTAGAAACCCAGCAGCAAAAGTAAAAGAACCTAAACAAGGTAAACGGATTCCGAAGTTTCTAACGGAGAGAGAAATTGAACATTTAAGGGAAGCCTGTTTAAATCCAATGGAAAAGGCATTATTTGAATTTATGTTTTCAACAGGTTGTAGAATAGGTGAAATTGTTTCTCTAGATAAAAATTGTATTAATTGGTCAAATCGTTCAGCCATTGTGCTTGGAAAGGGTGACAAGGAGAGAGAGGTATACTTTAATATAAAATGTGAAATCTGGCTCAAACGTTACTTAGACCTTCGCCAGGATAAAGATCCCGCTATTTTTGTTACTGAACGGCACCCACATAGGATGAGTATTGGACAGATGAGGTACATCATAAAACGAATATCAAGTCGGGCAGGAATTAACAAAGAAATTCATCCTCACCAACTACGCCACAGCTATGCCACACACCTTTTGAACAACGGAGCTCCCATTGATGTTATTCAAAGTTTATTAGGACACGAAAAAAGCGAGACTACAAGGATTTATGCTCAGTTAAGCGGGAGCCTTAGAAGGGAGTTTTATAGAAAATACTTTTAG
- a CDS encoding outer surface protein yields MERNSMNRIRLFIYLFLFTLVLGTCLYVSFGKESKIQDFPVPFFANYINDDNPKDLKYSSSGFLYWLTLRVNGWKENYHEGELKVFEKNNREVLVFQPPGEKAIYLFENFK; encoded by the coding sequence ATGGAGAGAAATTCAATGAATAGAATAAGATTATTCATATATCTATTTCTTTTTACGCTTGTATTAGGAACTTGTCTTTATGTTAGTTTCGGAAAAGAATCAAAGATTCAGGATTTTCCCGTTCCGTTTTTTGCGAATTACATAAATGATGATAATCCAAAAGATTTGAAATACTCTTCTAGTGGTTTTCTTTATTGGTTAACATTGCGAGTAAATGGGTGGAAAGAAAATTATCACGAAGGAGAATTAAAAGTATTTGAAAAAAATAATAGAGAAGTGCTTGTTTTTCAGCCTCCAGGAGAGAAAGCTATTTATCTGTTTGAAAATTTCAAGTAG
- a CDS encoding class I SAM-dependent methyltransferase, whose amino-acid sequence MEKNKESLTALVSCYARGYHALQSNQPIFNDFVASTLLKEEEKQLISTNWANAIAFFSPEKSESLKTFEEKLQWVMNNQTVPQLVSRARYAEDGLLSAIERGVRQYVILGAGFDTFALRQQENLPDDFIIYEVDHPATQAFKISRLQEMGIEIPKNVHFVPFDFKKDSLRDELKKVVYNEQTLTYFSLLGVVMYLEKKDFYQLLSTVSDLSVNGSSFIFDYLDDTAFNDELASKKLIQMRQITAHTGEAMVTGFDPFTLDLELQDCNMLVYENLSPANIEEWYFEDREDDLHAFDHFHFAHLVVRK is encoded by the coding sequence TTGGAGAAAAACAAGGAAAGCTTAACTGCATTAGTCAGCTGCTATGCTAGGGGGTATCATGCCTTACAAAGTAATCAACCCATTTTTAATGATTTTGTTGCCAGTACTCTTTTAAAGGAGGAAGAAAAGCAGCTAATCAGCACGAATTGGGCGAATGCGATTGCTTTTTTTTCACCAGAGAAGAGTGAGTCCTTGAAGACATTCGAAGAAAAATTGCAGTGGGTGATGAATAACCAAACCGTTCCCCAATTAGTCAGCCGCGCTCGTTATGCAGAGGATGGATTGCTATCAGCTATTGAACGAGGTGTCAGACAGTATGTGATTTTAGGGGCAGGCTTTGATACATTTGCATTAAGACAACAAGAAAATCTCCCAGATGATTTTATCATCTATGAAGTCGATCACCCCGCAACGCAAGCTTTTAAAATCAGCCGCCTCCAAGAAATGGGGATTGAAATTCCTAAGAACGTACACTTTGTCCCTTTTGATTTTAAAAAGGACTCACTTCGGGACGAGTTAAAGAAGGTTGTTTACAATGAACAAACCTTAACCTACTTCAGCTTACTGGGTGTGGTGATGTACCTTGAGAAAAAAGATTTCTATCAACTTCTTTCTACTGTTTCTGATTTGTCTGTGAATGGTAGTTCTTTCATCTTTGATTACCTCGACGATACTGCATTTAATGATGAACTAGCCTCTAAGAAATTAATCCAAATGCGACAGATTACAGCCCACACAGGCGAAGCTATGGTAACTGGCTTTGATCCGTTCACGCTTGACCTGGAACTACAGGATTGCAATATGTTAGTCTATGAAAATCTATCCCCGGCTAATATTGAAGAATGGTACTTCGAGGATAGAGAGGATGATCTGCACGCCTTCGATCATTTTCACTTTGCGCATTTAGTGGTGAGGAAATAG
- a CDS encoding ATP-binding cassette domain-containing protein has product MIRLEGISKSYKVAQRTSGVREAAKALFYRKHTIVEALKDISFSINPGEIVGYIGPNGAGKSTTIKIMSGILVPDTGSCSIMGYTPWKDRVQYVKNIGVVFGQRSQLWWDVPVLDSFELLKDIYKIPPQEYNTTIDLLIETLELQTIVQSPVRQLSLGQRMRCEIAASLIHNPKILFLDEPTIGLDAVSKIAVRQFIKTINKEKGVTVILTTHDMNDIEALADRVILIGKGSLLYDGNLNELRNQFGTHKTITADYEKNPKQIQIRGTSTLSWSPERVVLSVDTEAIKTSDVITQLSKQVELQDVTIETQPIEDIIVQLYKEYQI; this is encoded by the coding sequence TTGATTAGGTTAGAAGGAATCTCGAAATCCTATAAGGTTGCCCAGCGCACATCAGGAGTGAGGGAGGCGGCAAAAGCTCTATTCTACCGAAAACATACGATAGTAGAAGCACTGAAGGATATCTCTTTTTCTATTAATCCAGGAGAAATAGTCGGTTACATCGGTCCAAATGGGGCAGGGAAGTCCACCACCATTAAAATTATGAGCGGAATCCTGGTGCCGGACACCGGCAGCTGTAGCATTATGGGCTACACACCTTGGAAGGACCGAGTGCAATATGTAAAAAACATCGGGGTTGTTTTTGGCCAGCGTTCTCAGCTCTGGTGGGATGTTCCCGTACTAGATTCATTTGAACTGTTAAAAGATATATACAAGATTCCACCGCAAGAATATAACACCACCATTGATCTACTTATTGAAACACTAGAACTGCAAACAATAGTCCAATCACCCGTCCGCCAATTAAGCTTAGGGCAGCGGATGCGCTGTGAAATTGCAGCTTCCCTCATTCACAATCCCAAAATTTTATTTTTAGATGAACCGACCATTGGCCTTGATGCTGTTTCAAAAATTGCCGTCCGTCAGTTTATTAAAACGATTAACAAGGAGAAAGGCGTAACGGTCATCCTCACTACACACGATATGAACGATATAGAAGCATTGGCTGATCGGGTCATTCTGATCGGAAAAGGGAGCTTGTTATACGATGGCAATCTAAATGAGTTAAGAAACCAGTTTGGTACCCATAAAACGATCACGGCTGATTATGAAAAAAATCCAAAGCAAATTCAAATACGAGGGACATCAACCCTTTCATGGTCACCTGAACGGGTTGTTCTAAGTGTAGATACCGAGGCGATCAAAACATCTGATGTGATTACTCAGCTGTCCAAACAGGTTGAGCTCCAAGATGTGACCATAGAGACACAACCGATCGAGGATATTATTGTCCAGCTATATAAGGAGTACCAAATATGA